One genomic window of Marinicella rhabdoformis includes the following:
- the carB gene encoding carbamoyl-phosphate synthase large subunit, translated as MGKRTDIKTILVLGAGPIVIGQACEFDYSGTQACKALTDEGYRVVLVNSNPATIMTDPETADKIYIQPITWQTVAKIIEREKPDALLPTMGGQTALNCSLDLVSQGVLEKYGVEMIGATREAIDMAEDREQFRVAMDDINLKVSESYIVHNIEEAREVQKKIGYPVILRPSFTMGGSGGGIAYNLEEFEAITAEGLKQSPTNEVLLEKSLLGWKEYEMEVVRDKADNCIIICSIENVDPMGVHTGDSITVAPAQTLTDKEYQVMRDASLAILRKIGVETGGSNVQFAINPEDGEMLIIEMNPRVSRSSALASKATGFPIAKVAAKLAIGYTLDELQNEITGGATPASFEPSIDYVVTKIPRFAFEKFNHSKDRLSTQMKSVGEVMAMGRTFNESLQKAMRGLETGKTGLNPMVSAEEIEAGFDLNKEIREPSSVRLLYVADAFRQGYSVDEVFEISKIDPWFLHHIERIVKIEQSLSTHELADLCQKQILQLKREGFSDARMAEVMGTDEALVRAKRQELDIHPVYKRVDSCAAEFDSPTAYFYSTYEPFCEARPTDKDKIMVLGGGPNRIGQGIEFDYCCVHAALALKEYGFETIMVNCNPETVSTDYDTSDRLYFESLTLEDVLEIVRIEKPKGVIVQYGGQTPLNLANALEKEGVPIIGSSPECIDKAEDREQFKAMLDKLGLKQPPNGTVTSAAQAIDVADNLGFPLVVRPSYVLGGRAMEVVHSQPELARYMKEAVQVSNDSPVLLDRFLDHAIEVDVDIICDGTDVMVGGIMEHIEQAGVHSGDSACCIPPFTLSKETQTELSRQCKLMAKELGVVGLMNTQFAIQGDDIYILEVNPRASRTVPFVSKAAGLPLAKIAALCMAGISLKEQGVKERLDLNHYSIKEPVFPFLKFPGVDPILGPEMRSTGEVMGIGKSFGSAVATSKLAAKVAMPLQGKAFVSVREADKSRLIPIAKQLQAMNFELVATHGTCKLLREAGLFCESVNKVTEGRPHIVDKIKSNEIDFIINTTEGAQAIADSASIRKEALKQSINYTTTIAGAAATIAAYEFLNSHEIYSLDELH; from the coding sequence ATGGGAAAACGTACAGACATTAAAACGATTTTGGTATTAGGCGCAGGGCCGATCGTCATTGGACAAGCCTGTGAGTTTGACTATTCTGGGACCCAAGCTTGTAAAGCGCTGACAGATGAAGGTTATCGTGTGGTGTTGGTGAATTCCAATCCAGCGACCATCATGACAGACCCGGAAACCGCGGATAAAATTTATATCCAACCGATCACTTGGCAAACGGTGGCAAAAATCATTGAACGTGAAAAGCCAGATGCTTTGTTGCCTACCATGGGTGGACAAACCGCATTGAACTGCTCCTTGGATTTGGTCAGTCAAGGTGTGTTAGAAAAATACGGCGTAGAAATGATTGGTGCGACTCGTGAAGCCATTGATATGGCGGAAGACCGTGAACAGTTTAGGGTTGCGATGGACGATATTAATCTGAAAGTGTCAGAGTCATATATTGTTCACAACATCGAGGAAGCGCGAGAAGTACAGAAAAAGATAGGCTACCCAGTAATTCTCAGACCTTCATTCACCATGGGTGGATCAGGTGGTGGTATTGCTTATAATTTGGAAGAGTTCGAAGCCATTACAGCCGAAGGTTTGAAGCAATCTCCCACCAATGAAGTGCTGCTTGAAAAATCTTTATTGGGCTGGAAAGAATACGAGATGGAAGTAGTTCGTGATAAAGCGGATAACTGCATCATCATATGTTCGATTGAAAACGTGGATCCGATGGGTGTGCATACTGGCGACTCTATCACTGTGGCACCAGCACAAACATTAACTGACAAAGAATACCAAGTGATGCGTGATGCATCTTTGGCTATCTTGCGTAAAATTGGTGTTGAAACAGGTGGCTCAAATGTACAATTTGCTATCAACCCAGAAGACGGTGAAATGTTGATCATTGAGATGAACCCAAGGGTTTCTCGATCATCGGCCTTGGCTTCTAAAGCCACCGGTTTCCCGATTGCTAAAGTGGCGGCTAAATTGGCGATTGGTTATACCTTAGATGAGTTACAGAATGAAATTACAGGTGGTGCCACACCAGCATCTTTTGAGCCTTCCATTGATTACGTGGTGACCAAGATCCCACGTTTTGCTTTTGAAAAATTCAACCACAGTAAAGACCGTTTGAGCACGCAGATGAAATCTGTGGGCGAAGTGATGGCCATGGGTCGTACCTTTAATGAGTCTTTGCAAAAAGCCATGCGTGGCTTGGAAACAGGTAAAACAGGTTTGAATCCGATGGTTTCGGCTGAAGAAATCGAAGCAGGTTTTGATTTAAACAAAGAAATTCGTGAACCATCGTCAGTTCGACTGCTGTACGTGGCGGATGCTTTCAGACAAGGTTACAGTGTGGATGAAGTGTTCGAGATATCCAAGATTGATCCTTGGTTTTTGCATCACATTGAGCGCATCGTCAAAATTGAGCAATCGTTATCTACCCATGAATTGGCTGACTTGTGCCAAAAGCAAATCCTTCAATTAAAACGTGAAGGTTTTTCTGATGCCCGCATGGCTGAAGTGATGGGAACTGATGAAGCCTTGGTTCGTGCCAAGCGCCAAGAATTAGACATTCACCCAGTTTACAAGCGAGTGGATTCATGTGCTGCGGAATTTGATTCGCCAACTGCGTATTTTTACTCTACTTACGAGCCTTTCTGCGAAGCCAGGCCAACAGACAAAGATAAAATCATGGTTTTGGGCGGCGGCCCGAACAGAATCGGGCAGGGCATTGAGTTTGATTACTGTTGTGTCCATGCCGCTTTGGCGCTGAAAGAATATGGTTTTGAAACCATCATGGTCAATTGCAACCCAGAAACGGTTTCAACCGATTACGACACATCAGATCGTTTGTACTTCGAATCTTTGACCTTAGAAGATGTGTTGGAAATCGTGCGCATAGAAAAACCCAAAGGTGTGATTGTACAATACGGTGGTCAAACACCATTGAACTTGGCCAATGCTTTGGAAAAAGAAGGTGTGCCAATCATAGGTTCATCTCCAGAATGTATTGACAAAGCAGAAGACCGTGAACAATTCAAAGCCATGTTGGATAAATTGGGTTTGAAACAACCGCCCAATGGCACAGTAACATCTGCAGCACAAGCCATTGATGTGGCTGACAACTTAGGTTTTCCTTTGGTGGTCAGGCCATCTTATGTCCTGGGTGGACGTGCAATGGAAGTGGTGCATTCTCAACCTGAGTTGGCACGTTACATGAAAGAAGCGGTTCAGGTTTCAAATGACTCTCCCGTGTTGTTAGACCGATTTTTAGACCATGCCATTGAAGTCGATGTAGACATCATCTGTGATGGTACTGATGTGATGGTCGGTGGCATCATGGAGCACATTGAACAAGCTGGTGTTCACTCAGGTGATTCAGCGTGCTGTATTCCGCCTTTTACTTTGAGCAAAGAAACCCAAACTGAATTATCACGTCAATGTAAATTAATGGCCAAAGAATTAGGTGTTGTGGGATTGATGAATACGCAGTTTGCCATTCAAGGCGATGACATATATATTTTAGAAGTTAATCCACGTGCTTCACGCACCGTGCCTTTTGTTTCTAAAGCTGCTGGTTTACCTTTGGCTAAAATTGCTGCTTTGTGTATGGCTGGCATCAGTTTAAAAGAGCAGGGGGTTAAAGAGCGTTTAGACTTAAATCATTATTCAATCAAAGAACCTGTGTTTCCGTTCTTGAAATTTCCGGGTGTTGACCCAATCCTAGGACCTGAGATGCGATCAACCGGCGAAGTGATGGGCATTGGCAAGTCATTTGGCTCTGCTGTGGCGACATCTAAATTGGCAGCTAAGGTGGCAATGCCTTTGCAAGGTAAAGCCTTTGTTTCTGTCAGAGAGGCGGATAAAAGCCGCTTGATTCCTATAGCTAAACAGCTACAGGCCATGAATTTTGAATTGGTGGCCACACACGGTACATGTAAATTATTGCGTGAAGCCGGACTGTTTTGTGAAAGTGTCAATAAAGTGACCGAAGGTCGTCCCCATATTGTTGATAAAATCAAGAGTAATGAGATTGACTTCATCATTAACACCACAGAAGGTGCGCAGGCGATTGCTGACTCTGCCTCAATCAGGAAAGAAGCATTGAAACAGAGCATAAACTACACTACCACCATTGCTGGTGCGGCTGCCACCATCGCAGCTTATGAGTTTTTGAACTCACACGAAATATATTCTCTGGACGAGTTACATTAA
- the greA gene encoding transcription elongation factor GreA: MNRAPITKAGAERLKEELKTLKTVKRPEIIDAVAEARAHGDLKENAEYHAAREQQSFMEGRIAELEGIISTCEVIDVTNMNIGDKVVFGATVILEEDESGDKVTYQIVGDAEADIDSGKISISSPIARAMIGKSEDDEIEVQAPGGSKVFFIESIQYI; the protein is encoded by the coding sequence ATGAATAGAGCTCCTATTACAAAAGCAGGCGCAGAGCGCTTGAAAGAAGAATTAAAAACCTTAAAAACGGTTAAAAGACCAGAAATCATCGATGCCGTGGCTGAAGCCCGTGCGCACGGTGACTTGAAAGAAAATGCAGAATACCATGCGGCCCGTGAGCAACAATCGTTCATGGAAGGCCGGATTGCTGAGTTGGAAGGTATTATTTCAACTTGTGAAGTGATTGATGTGACGAATATGAACATCGGTGACAAAGTGGTATTCGGTGCGACGGTTATACTTGAAGAAGATGAGTCTGGTGACAAAGTGACTTACCAGATTGTTGGAGATGCGGAAGCTGATATTGACAGCGGTAAAATCTCTATCAGTTCACCGATTGCTCGCGCCATGATTGGCAAAAGCGAAGACGATGAAATCGAAGTACAAGCACCAGGCGGGAGCAAGGTGTTTTTCATTGAAAGCATTCAATACATCTGA
- the recJ gene encoding single-stranded-DNA-specific exonuclease RecJ, translating to MTQITIKRRAIPDLEIEGGDHLHPLLAQIYKSRGVTHIKQVDYQLKHLYRPEGLLGVDQAVELLIDAIQNQHRILVVGDFDADGATATALVIRSMRAFGAKHIGFIVPNRFDYGYGLSPELVNDLASQKPDLLITVDNGISSHKGVALAKSLGMKVIVTDHHLPAETLPDADAIINPNLNDDAFPSKNLAGVGVAFYLMARLKSALQQIDWFNQHALKVPNVGQWLDLVALGTVADVVKLDENNRILVNAGLNLMKKGRSCFGIQALFDVANRPSEVADSSSLGFVLAPRLNAAGRLEDMSVGIDLLLTDDRSMAKQLAQELDGINKQRREIQESMQNLADSVVKQLKQDDALPMGLCLYHKDWHQGVVGLLASRVKEAVNRPTIVFALENEGSEWLKGSARSITGFHIRDALVEIDSEQPEVIQKFGGHAMAAGLTIHQSQKKAFLKAFDSKVKVWAGSGGLAKVVDTDGVLPSHFMFQETAQTIKQSGPWGEHFPEPLFDGWFEIKNKKEVGQGHTKLALKVEDDLKQVDAIAFNIHPSDFPSEGNRVQICYQMDINEFRGRTRLQLIVRNIIY from the coding sequence GTGACTCAAATCACCATCAAGCGTCGGGCCATACCTGACCTCGAAATCGAAGGAGGGGATCATTTGCATCCCCTTTTAGCTCAAATCTATAAATCCCGTGGTGTGACCCACATCAAACAAGTGGATTACCAACTCAAACATTTATACAGGCCCGAAGGTTTATTGGGAGTGGATCAAGCTGTTGAGTTATTGATTGATGCCATTCAAAATCAGCACCGCATTCTTGTGGTTGGTGATTTTGATGCAGATGGAGCGACTGCTACCGCTTTGGTCATACGTTCTATGCGTGCCTTTGGCGCTAAGCACATCGGTTTTATTGTGCCTAACCGTTTTGATTATGGTTATGGTTTGTCACCCGAGTTGGTCAATGATTTGGCCAGTCAGAAACCAGACCTGCTGATTACCGTTGATAATGGCATTTCATCTCATAAGGGTGTGGCCTTGGCTAAATCTTTAGGAATGAAGGTAATTGTTACGGATCACCATTTACCTGCTGAGACCTTACCTGATGCTGATGCCATCATCAATCCCAATTTAAATGATGATGCTTTCCCAAGTAAAAATTTAGCAGGCGTCGGTGTGGCTTTTTATCTGATGGCCCGTTTGAAGTCGGCCTTGCAACAGATAGACTGGTTTAATCAGCATGCATTGAAAGTACCTAATGTGGGTCAATGGTTGGATTTGGTGGCCTTAGGCACCGTTGCAGATGTGGTGAAGTTAGATGAGAACAATCGAATATTGGTCAATGCGGGGCTGAATTTGATGAAAAAAGGGCGCAGTTGTTTTGGCATACAAGCTTTGTTTGATGTGGCTAACAGGCCATCTGAAGTGGCAGACAGCAGTTCCTTAGGTTTTGTTTTGGCACCACGATTGAATGCTGCAGGGCGTTTAGAAGACATGAGTGTGGGCATTGATTTGTTGTTAACAGATGACAGGTCCATGGCCAAACAATTGGCGCAAGAGTTGGATGGCATCAACAAACAACGGCGTGAAATCCAAGAAAGCATGCAAAATTTAGCTGACTCGGTGGTTAAGCAGTTAAAGCAAGATGATGCCTTACCAATGGGTTTGTGTTTATACCATAAAGATTGGCACCAAGGTGTCGTGGGATTGCTGGCATCACGTGTGAAGGAGGCTGTTAATCGGCCAACCATAGTGTTCGCCTTAGAAAATGAAGGTTCAGAATGGCTAAAAGGTTCGGCCCGCAGTATCACTGGTTTTCATATTCGAGACGCATTGGTTGAAATTGACAGTGAACAACCAGAAGTGATACAAAAATTTGGAGGCCATGCCATGGCAGCGGGTTTAACCATACATCAAAGCCAAAAGAAAGCATTCTTAAAAGCGTTTGATTCAAAGGTTAAGGTTTGGGCCGGCAGTGGAGGCTTGGCTAAAGTGGTGGATACAGATGGTGTGCTGCCCAGTCATTTTATGTTTCAGGAGACAGCGCAAACAATCAAACAATCAGGACCTTGGGGTGAACATTTTCCTGAACCGTTATTTGATGGCTGGTTTGAAATTAAAAACAAAAAAGAAGTGGGGCAGGGTCACACCAAATTGGCTTTAAAAGTTGAGGATGATTTAAAACAAGTGGACGCCATTGCTTTTAACATTCACCCCAGTGATTTCCCGTCAGAAGGTAATCGGGTTCAAATTTGCTACCAAATGGACATCAATGAATTCAGAGGGCGTACTCGGTTACAATTAATTGTCAGAAACATCATATATTGA